The Osmerus mordax isolate fOsmMor3 chromosome 28, fOsmMor3.pri, whole genome shotgun sequence genome segment GAAGACTTGGTCTGGAAACAAAACAGTGGTAACACACATCCGATGGCCAGGTATCTGAAGAAGAGCCAGCCGGAGATGAGGGGCTCCTTGGCGTTGCGGGGGGGCTTGTTCATGATGTCCAGGTCGGGGGGGTTGAAGCCTAGGGCGGTGGCGGGGAGGCCGTCCGTCACCAGGTTGACCCACAGCAGCTGGACTGGGATCAGAGCCTCGGGGAATCCCAGAGCAGCAGTCAGGAAGATACTGCccacataaaaacacaacatGAACAAAACAGGTTCAAATTTACagttgaaatgtaaaaaaaaacaaacacatttaataAGATTAAAATGTGACAGGTGTTCGGTCCGGTGGAGCCTCACCAGACCACCTCGCCCACGTTGGAGGAGATAAGATAGCGGATGAACTGCTTCATGTTGTTGTAGatggccctgccctcctctacaGCCGCCACGATGGAGGAGAAGTTGTCGTCAGCCAGGACCATCTCAGAGGCCGACTTGGCCACGGCAGTGCCAGAGCCCATGGCAATGCCGATCTCCGCCTTCTTCAGGGCGGGGGCGTCGTTGACTCCGTCTCCAGTCTGAGAACGACCAGGAAGTTCAGATAAGAGATGGGAAaacgacacagagacacaacccaGAGGTCAGACCAGACGAGCGTCTCCACGCACCATGGCCGTGATCTCGTCCATGCTCTGCAGGAACTCGACAATCTTGGACTTGTGGGAGGGCTCGACGCGGGCGAAGCAGCGGGCGTTGATGACGGCGTCGCGCTGCGCGGCGGGGGAGAGGTCGTCGAACTCGCGGCCGGTGAAGGCCATGCGCTCCACGTCGTCGTCCTCGCCCAGGATGCCGATGCGCCGGCAGATGGCCACGGCCGTGCCCTTGTTGTCCCCGGTGATCATGATGACACGGATGCCGGCCAGGCGGCACAGCTTGATGGAGGCCGCCACCTCCTGTCGGGGGGGGTCCAGCATGCCCACGCAGCCCACGAAGGTCAAGTCCGACTGGGCACAGAGAAAAGGGTCAGCATCGGGGACTTACCGCCAAAACTGGATGACCTCTTTAACCGTCAAAACtggttttttttaaaggttatTCCGTTATGCAAGCAAACTAATCCGAAGACACATTAAAAGACCGCCTGGTTTACAAGGACATAGGGGAGTAGTCTAGTGCTCACCTCATAGGCTGCGAAGCGGGCTGCATCGATGAGAACCATGTCTTCCTTCTTAGGGGGGGCGTCCCTGGTGGCCAGAGCCAGGCAGCGCAGGGTGTCACGCCCAGTCCCGTAATCCCGGATCACAGACAGGATCTTGTCCTTGACCCCCGGGGTCATGGGAACCTTGTTGTTGCCCACTCGGACATGGGTACACCGGTCAATCACTCCCTCTGGGGCACCCTGTGAGGTGGGCACGTGTCGAGGGTTAATGGGGGGGAAAAAGAGTCCCAAACTCTGAATCCCAAACGCTAGGCTGTGGGCGGAACAAGAGGAGCTGGTACCTTGACAAACATTTTGCCAATAGAAGACCGGGCCTTGTTGGGGGTACAGTACACCGACATGGACTTCCTGTCTCGGGAGAACTCCAGGGTGAACTCCTTCTTCATCAGCTGCTTGATCACCTGGGAGGACGACCAGAGAAGAAGGCCTCAGAAAAGCTGCCGTTTAGAATGACGTCGTCGTTCGACTTCGGTGTGAAGGAACTTACAGAGTTGCAGGCGTTGGCCCTCTCGATGTTGGGGAGGTGCTTGACCTCAGTGTCAAACGCGTTCATCTTCTCCACCAAGCAGGTGAGGGCGGTCTCCGTGGCCTCTCCGACCTTCTCAAACACCCCTTTGGCCTAgtgacacagacgcacacattaGCCAACAGTTACCGTGTCCCAGTCGAGCAAGAGAGCGAACAGACAGGGCGTCTGACCTCGTTGAAGTCCAGAGAGGAGTCGTTGCACAGGGCACAGATGGTGGCGATCTCTACCAGACCATCAAACTGAGAACTCTTCACGAGATTACCATCCTGATAcctggagagaaacacacaaggAGGGGACATGAGAGGGTTTCagacgtgtgggtgtgtgtgtgcgagtgtgtggggggggaataCTTACACTTCTCCTTCAGGGGCATACGTTGAGCCAGTGATGGTAAACTCCCCCAGAGAGCAGCTTTCTGCTTCAACTTTGTCAACAATGAACATCTGTTGAACAAAACAGAGGACACATTAATATCACTCAAaaaggacagacacacatccacaatgATCACTTCCTTCCAACTACAGTAGATGGCAGTAGACACCACAGGAagggcaaaaaaacaaaacaaaaaagaccTGATATAAAACTCCTACACACCGGTGAGGAAAGCAGACAGTGTCAACCGAGTGTCTTAACGTGTCCTCGCTTTGTGTGTTAGAGGACTGGGGCAGGAGGCATGCCCTGAGAAGTTAGTTtatcctcctcccattcctcAACAGAGGAGGCTGACAGGGAGCCAGAACACAGAGCAGGGCCGCCTAGAGGAGGCGGCCACGAGGCGTGGGTCTTTCCCCACAGGAAGTGTCGGTCCTCACGGTGGGCAgggctcacacaaacactgtcgcACGAGAGAGAGCCAGCAGAGACGTCGCAGGCAGAGAcactagggagggagagagatgctaATCACTCAAGTCCTCCTTCAGCTTGAGGCCACGCTTCTGAAAGAGAGTGTTGCTGACGTCAGCTGCATATCGAGAAACATGCATTCCATTTGGGTTATTTTTAGAGCAGCCTCTTTTTGGCTCGATGTCAAACAGGCTTATGTCCGTTGGGGGTGCTACTCACAAATTAGTCAAAGTCCAAGGAGGATTATTATATGGCAAGGCGTAGATATCAACTTGTGTGAAGTTATCACTTCCTGCAAACAATGGCCATACACATTCCAACAGTTTAAGTTCCTTTTGGCCTCTACTGATTAAATGAcagacatttcagtgtgacacaaTGAGGCAAAGGGTGGATCTATGGGCGGAAATGGAACCAAGCCAGAAAGCCAGGGGAAGAAGTGAATTCTGAGAAACGACTGGTCACTGACAGAAGAGGGCCTCATctaaaacattaaacatatctgCTAAATAGCAGCTAAATAATGCGACAGGTCCATTTCAGAAAGAGCGGATTCAGCAGTCTTAAAGACCAGACTCAGAGTCAACATGCTGAATTGATGAAGAACGTTTCCATTCACTGGTGCTGGGGTGCCACTCAGAGAGCGGCTGGAAGAACCTGATTGGAATACTTAGAAAAACTGTGACGCAAGTTCAAGTACGCAACAGCACTGCAAGTCATCAAGCAGCCAACTGTAGAGGAAGATTACAGCGGCGGTGTGCTCGCTGTGTGTCGAAGGATCTCGCCATCTTTCTCCTTCACAAGAACTATTGGAGCTGAAAGCGAGGGAGGGCAACACAGCTCTGGGAGACACCAAGAGcagacccagtgtgtgtgtgtgtgtgtgtgtccacccaccctgcacacagacaTCTGGTTGGTGGTGAGGGTGCCCGTCTTGTCGGAGCAGATGACCGAGGTGCAGCCCAGGGTCTCCACGGAGGGCAGGGACCTGACGATGGCGTTCTTCTTGGCCATACGGCGCGTGCCCAGGGCCAGGCAGGTGGTGATGACGGCGGGCAGGCCCTCGGGGATGGCGGCCACGGCCAGCGCCACGGCGATCTTGAAGTAGTAGACGGCGCCGCGCACCCAGGAGCCCCCGTGGACGGGGTCGTTGAAGTGGCCGATGTTGATGATCCACACGGCCACGCAGATCAGGGAGATGACCTTGGACAGCTGCTCCCCGAACTCGTCCAGCTTGGCCTGCAGTGGAGTCTTCTCCTGCTCCGTGGCCGCCATCTCGTCGCGGATCTTACCAATCTCCGTGTTGACGCCGGTGGCCACCACCACGCCGATAGCCTTTCCGGCGGCGATGTTGGTCCCCTAGGGTGACGCGGACATGAAAGAATGTGTCAAATGATTCATAAGGCCACGCCTTATTTTACGGTGTCAAGTGTACAAAAGTTGGTGTAATCAAGTAGCAAGTGCtgaagtgagaggaggaggtgcgtACAGAGAACAGCATGTTCTTCTTGTCTTGGTTGACAGCGCGGGGGTCAGGAACGGGGTCAGTGTGCTTGATCACAGAGACAGACTCGCCTGCAATCACAATAGGGAGCAACAGGTCAAATGAGTTAAGGTGAAGTGATGTAAATCATCAACATTCCACGTAACAGAGTAGGGGGGTTACCGGTCAGGATGGACTGGTCCACCCTCAGGGTTGTAGACTTGATTGAAGAGAGACGGATGTCTGCAGGAACCTTGTCTCCAACTGGGGAAGGTAGGAGGACAAGCACACAATGagtatttgtaaaaaaacacaaaagaaaTTATACAATACACACTGTGCATGGAAAATATATTCATGTATATGCAACAATAGCACCAACCAATATCACTTCTAAAATACATGTCACTATTTACTGTCGGAAATTAGAGTTGATGACAGTAAAAACTGTCCGACTTGAAATACGTCCACAGGTttgagagaccagagaggagctCTCTGATTCATTCACTGCACAAACAGGGAGCATGAGTGTAAAACTGAAATGTTCTCGCTACTACCAGGGCTGCTTGCTGTGCCACGCAGAGCCCCACTAGTCCTGAGGTCCCaaggctgcaggaggaggaggaggagggggggggggggggaggggaggcagagctgGAGATGGAAATGGAGGACTGGTGAGCCATAAAAGGCCTGTCTCAAAGGAAAAAGCCAATTTGGGCCACATCTGAATTGCGATGACCCGATTCAGCTTCCTATTAGTACATAAATGCTGGAGTGGGGGAGCAGCTCACTGTGAGGACCGGTTATCGCAGCTCGAACACGATGAACACTTTTAAATGGAGGTGGCACGTTAACACACGCTAAAGAGCTCTGAAAGAGATGTGTTGCATTGACAAGACTGAGACTGTCCAAGTCAATCTCATGGCGAAAACACAGTTTTGTCACGACACAGGACAAAATGAGCAGACATGCACATTCGATGAGAACTTAACTTTCATCCCAAAACTAATATAATTCCACACATTAAACACCAAGATTAAAAGAACTTCCAGAGGTAGAGAGGGTAGTTTTCAACATCCCGGGGACTTTACAAGCAATCAAACACCAGCTCTGGGAATAAAAATGTCTAATCTAGGTTAATGAAGATGATTATTGAAAGTGAGAGCGAAATCAAGGTTGTTCCAACATCAGGATTCCCTTTTCAGGACTGAACAGACATGTACTAATCTGAGCCCCCTCACTGCcctggaggggagaagagaggaaaatagCATCAGCCCAACAAACGCACGCAGCCCAAAAGAGGAAAACTATTTCAATGTGTTCCCCGATGCTCTGATCAGGTTTATATGTGGATACACGATAGCAGCTGTTTACCAGTCGTCTCCACAGCACAGGAAGAGGCAGGAGGTAATACCAGTCAGCCAGcggctggcagagagacagagagagagacagacagacagaaagagagagaaacagagagagagaaacagagacagacagacagagacagacagagagtgagaccgACCTCTTCTGTGTACTGTGACCAATTCATCTGAGCATAAAACACACTTCAACCTAAGAGCATCTTTTAAGCCTCTGTTAAAACGATGATGTAATGTTCAGAGGCTTTTTTCAATATTTGAAGTACAGACTCCTAAGCCTCAACACAAACGAGCGGATCGCCAGACTTGGTTGGCATGGAAAATAAAGTGCTGACGTCCTGTTTTAATAGGACGTCCTGGTGTGAATGTGTCTAGCGTGTCACATTATATGAAATGTACCGACACAGGGGTTTGGACTGACAGTGGGTTTCAGCAAATACAGAGGACCAGTGACAGCTTCTCCCGGGAGACCAATGTGAAGCTAAATTGCTTCTTTCAACCGTCTAGAACCGTCTAAAGAAAACTCAACTTCAGCTTCACAACTGACCTCCAAGAGGACATTATGAAAAGGGTTTGTGTTAGCTAGGCCCCACACCAAGACACACTTAGGACCAGCGCAGCGCAGCGCAGCGCCAACTTTTAGACATGCAGAGTCACATTGAACCGTCGTTAAGGAGAACATGGCAACAGAGTGTTAAGAAATctatatttataaatatatatttcttgAAGCCATGTGGCTAAACAGCCACATCCTGGGTGTTGCGTAACACTTCCTGTGGCAAGTCATCgtgacatttattttttaatattgACTTCTGTAATCAAAGGGGGTCTGGAGCCAAATAAATATTGGACAAGTGATGTCGATTAATGGGCAGAGCTCTTCTGATGAGTGAAGCGAACCCTAGACAGCCTGGCTTTGTTGCTGTTTCTGCGGGACAGCGAGCCTGCCCTGAATGAAGTGTCTGTGTATATCACCTGTCCCTTTGTGTCAACATCCTACTTGGTATCAGTCCAACAGGCTCCCCAAACACGGCCAccttttcaccccccccccctccccccaccacgccTGCCAACAAGTGAGAGAACCCACGGCTTGAACTGCGACAGTGGCTTCTGGAACGAGTGGCGCAGGCTCTCCAGCCTGACTCCCGGGGCCCCCCTCTGGGGCCCCCTCTGGATCAGGCCATCAACACCACTTCGACGGCGGACAGCTTCGGCTGGCAGACACAAGTGAGTGACATGCGGCGAGGCTCTGAGGGGGGCATGTGCTGATGACAGCTGAAACAAAAGGAGGTGGAATCTTGCTGACCTGAGGGGGGCTCTGGCTCAGACGCTAGGCTGACAGGTAACCCTCTCCAGGAACTTTCCGACAGCACTTGGCCAGCTGCTCTCCTTACGCACTTTGACAAAGAGACAGGGAACTGCGCTTCATTCAAATGAGCAAGATTAGCCGCGGCCAAGTCCAAGGGTGTGAGATCTATACAATTGAGGGCTGTGTCATAACCAGGTCGAGAAGCTACGACTGGATTTAATCTTCACATCCAAATTGCAGAAAGACTGCGAACACTTCCCACCtcagcgagggggaggggggtgcctgtgttgtaCACCAGACCCATACACCATGTCCTGGGCCAGGAtccgttgccatggcaacaggaCGGTGCGTCACATGACGCTGAGATGAAGAACAGCCGGCCTGGCTGTTAGGAGATCTAGAACAGATGCTGTCAAGAGTTCTTCCAAGGGACCAGCTTAGAGATGGCTGCTCTAGGTAACCTCTGACCTCAGTATTCTCACCATGTACTGTACTCTCCTGACACAGTGAGCTGGAGAGTAACATCTGGTGtctgttaaaaataaataaacacggatttagaataaataaataagaaacaaacaagaaaaacaTTTGGTAACACGCATTACCAAAACATGGGTATGCCTCCAATTTATATCCTCATAAACCATGGGGCCTGCAATGTGCTCCATCTCGTAAATGCCACTAATAAACATTCAAATATGAACCAAACCAAAAACGTAAAATAAAACTTTATTA includes the following:
- the LOC136938236 gene encoding sarcoplasmic/endoplasmic reticulum calcium ATPase 2-like, which gives rise to MENAHEKSVEEVYSYFNVNESTGLGLDQVKRQREKWGTNELPAEEGKSLWELVVEQFEDLLVRILLLAACISFVLAWFEDGEETITAFVEPFVILLILIANAIVGVWQERNAEDAIEALKEYEPEMGKVYRQDRKTVQRIKAKDIVPGDIVEVAVGDKVPADIRLSSIKSTTLRVDQSILTGESVSVIKHTDPVPDPRAVNQDKKNMLFSGTNIAAGKAIGVVVATGVNTEIGKIRDEMAATEQEKTPLQAKLDEFGEQLSKVISLICVAVWIINIGHFNDPVHGGSWVRGAVYYFKIAVALAVAAIPEGLPAVITTCLALGTRRMAKKNAIVRSLPSVETLGCTSVICSDKTGTLTTNQMSVCRMFIVDKVEAESCSLGEFTITGSTYAPEGEVYQDGNLVKSSQFDGLVEIATICALCNDSSLDFNEAKGVFEKVGEATETALTCLVEKMNAFDTEVKHLPNIERANACNSVIKQLMKKEFTLEFSRDRKSMSVYCTPNKARSSIGKMFVKGAPEGVIDRCTHVRVGNNKVPMTPGVKDKILSVIRDYGTGRDTLRCLALATRDAPPKKEDMVLIDAARFAAYESDLTFVGCVGMLDPPRQEVAASIKLCRLAGIRVIMITGDNKGTAVAICRRIGILGEDDDVERMAFTGREFDDLSPAAQRDAVINARCFARVEPSHKSKIVEFLQSMDEITAMTGDGVNDAPALKKAEIGIAMGSGTAVAKSASEMVLADDNFSSIVAAVEEGRAIYNNMKQFIRYLISSNVGEVVCIFLTAALGFPEALIPVQLLWVNLVTDGLPATALGFNPPDLDIMNKPPRNAKEPLISGWLFFRYLAIGCYVGAGTVGAAAWWFVAAEDGPMISLYQLSHFLQCSPDNPDFQDLECQVFESPYPMTMALSVLVTIEMCNALNSLSENQSLLRMPPWDNVWLLGAICLSMSLHFLILYVEPLPVIFQITPLNLTQWLMVLKISLPVILLDELLKFVARNYLEPGKHLEKSASKGCSLSACTEGISWPFVAIFLPLVLWLYSIDTNVSELFWS